One Acidimicrobiia bacterium genomic window, TTTACGATTTTGAAGGGAACCGTGCACGCGTTGATCGGACCCAATGGATCCGGGAAAACCACGATGGTAAACGTCATCACTGGCTTTTATAGGGAGGACACCGGAAAGATAATTCTGGGGAGAGAGAGCATCTCGCACTTGCAAGCTGAAGAACGGGCAGCGAGAGGCATCGCGAGAACGTTTCAGAACATGCAGATTTGGCGGAAGATGACAGTTCTCGAGAACGTAATGGTAGGTCTGCATGCCGTAAGGAAGCAGGAGGTCGATCAGCGCATAGGCGACATGGGCCGAATGTGGCGGACCCGTAGAGCGTGGGGTCTACTGGACTTTGTCGGCCTGCGTGATAGGGGGAACGATCTAGCCGGAGCGTTGTCATACGCTAATCAAAGACGTCTGGAGATTGCTAGAGCGTTGGCAGCCAACCCGGACCTGTTGTGCCTTGACGAGCCCGCAGCTGGAATGAACCCTGGGGAAGTTGTCGAACTAGTCGAACTGATAGATCAGATCCGGGAGTGCGGAATCACTGTGTTACTCATAGAGCACCATATGGACCTTGTAATGGACATTTCTGACTACATCACCGTTTTAGATTATGGGCGGAGGATCGCTGATGGTCCTCCTCATGAGGTGCGGCAAGATCCAAAGGTAATCGAGGCGTACTTAGGTACGGAGGCGGTGTGATGTCCGAGTATGGGCACCAGAAGCAGGAAAAAGAGGAGCAAGCCGCAGCAACGCCACCCTTGCCCCCGGATCAGCAGCCCCCTTGGCGGCCAGGCGGGGCACAACCGACGCAGATGATTCCCAAGATTGTGCCCAATGAGGTGGGGGGTCATGAGATTCCTCAGGGTGTTAGCGGGTATGAGCCTGTTCAAGCAGGCAGTTATCAGCCAGTGATGCCAGGGGCAGGGGCATCGACAGAGAGCTCGCTCACTCTCGGGGGTCTGGTCGGTGTCGACATTCGTCAAGAGCGACCCATGCTGTCCGTACGGGACCTAGAAGTCTTTTACGGAGCCGCTCGCGTACTCAAAGGCATTAGTTTCGACGTTTATCAGGGCGAGATTGTGACGATTATTGGTGGTAACGGTGCTGGCAAGTCTACGACCCTGAAGACAATCTCTGGGGTGTCCGAGCTCCTAAAGGATGTCCGTGGGAAGATCTGGTACAAAGGCCGACGCATAGATCAGCTGCCGGCACATCGAATAGCGAGGTTGGGCATCGCTCACGTGCCCGAGGGACGGCGAGTTTTCCCGCAGTCTACAGTGGAAGACAACCTATTGCTGGGTGCATACCGCCGTTTCAAAAAAGAAAGACGCAAAGTGAGGGCAGAGCTTGACGATATCTACGACAGGTTTCCGGTTTTAGCAGAGCGCAGACACAGAGCAGCTGGGCTTCTCTCCGGAGGAGAGCAGCAAATGTTGGCTATTGCCAGGGGTTTGATGTCTAATCCCGATTTCCTTCTTTTAGACGAGCCTTCTCTAGGACTTGCCCCCATCCTAGTGAGAGAAGTTTTCGAAATAATCAACGACCTCGCAGCTGAGGGTAAGACGATTCTGATCGTCGAGCAGATGGCAGTGCAGGCACTGGAAGTGGCCGATCGAGCCTATGTTTTGGAGACAGGATCGATAACGCTAGAGGGCACTGGACAGGAGCTAATAGAGGACCCACGCGTAAAAGCAGCCTACCTAGGCACCGTTTAAGCTGCTCGAATCGCTCATTTGTGGAATCTACATTTTGGGGCGCGAACCCTCCAGGGGTCGGTCTCGTAGTTTTTCAGAGATGTATGAGGGGATTTTTGCGCGCACTGGTTTGCTGAGCTCGCAGGGTGGGCGTGAGCGAAGAATTCATTCAGTGAAGAATTCATTTTGGAAAAGTACACAACTCGATACTGGCTGAAGGTCTGGAAACATTGGGTTCTAAGTTGAAATTGACCCAGATCTCATCGTGGCGGAAGTACGGTAGCTGTAACGGTTCCGATCCCGAGCTCTTTTATCCTGAATCCGAGGAGGAGACCGCTTCAGCGTTGGCGATCTGTAGTACCTGCAGGGTACGAGAGCCGTGCCTCGAATACGCTCTCGAAGCCAGGGAAAAGCTTGGAATCTGGGGAGGAACCACCGAGCGCGATCGCAGAAGAATCTGGCGGCGTAGAAGGCGCACCGCCTGATAGTTTCCGGTTATACTCCCTGCCAGCTAGGCTGCGAGAATCTGATAGCCGCCTTTAATTGCGATTGCAACGGTTAGACAGAGGGCGATTCATGGACTTTCAGCTATCTCCCGAATACAGGCAACTCCAGCAGACATGTCGGAGAATCGCAAAGGAACGGGTAGCTCCGAGAGCGAGAGAGATAGACGAGTGTGAAGAGTTTCCAAACGACATCTTCGAGACCTTCCGGAGGTCTGGCCTGTTAGGTCTGGCAATTCCAGAAGAGTATGGCGGATCGGGAGCTGGATGCTTGGGTCTCGTTATCGCTATAGAGGAAGTTGCTAAGTATTGCAACTCTTCAGCCCTCATCCTTTTGTTGTCGAGATTGCCTACTAGTCCAATCTTGATCGGAGGTTCCGAAGAGCAGAAGAAGCGCTATGTCTCGAAGGTCGCGACGGGGGAGCTAAAGGGAGCCTTCGCGCTTTCGGAGCCACAAGCAGGCTCCTGGGTTATGGGTATAGAGACCTCGGCGCAAAGAGAAGGTTCAAAGTGGATTCTGAAGGGGCGCAAGTGCTGGATGTCGGGTGCGACCGTCGCTGACTTCTACGTAGTTTTTGCCAAGACCGATCCTATGAAGGGCCACAATGGGTTCACCGCTTTCATCGTCGATCGAGACAATGAAGGAGTCTCCATTGGAAGCATCGACCGTAAGCTCGGGGTCAAAGGGGTTCCAACAGCCGAGGTGATCTTCGACGACGTGGAACTGGACGACTCCGCCGTTATCGGGTCGGTCGGCGGAGGATTCAAATTGGCTATGAGGTCCCTTAACTCAATGAGGCCTATCGTGGCGGCACGAGGCCTCGGGCTAGCTGAGGGAGCATTGATGTACGCAACGAAGTACGCAGAGGAACGAGAGGCGTTCGGGGGACGAGTCGCAGACTTTCAAGGCATTCGATGGACAATTGCAGATTTGGCTGTCCAGATAGAAGCGGCGAGGCTGCTTACGTATCGCGCCGCAGTTATGGTGGATCAGGGACGATATGACAGGACCGACGCACCTTACCTGTCGATGGCGAAGTACTTTGCAACCGAGGTAGCAGTAAAGGCGGCAAACGAGTGCTTGCAAATGATGGGAGCGGCGGGCTACATGAAGGACCACCCCATGGAGCTTTACTACCGGGACGCCCGCCAGCTGACTATCGTGGAAGGGACGAGCCAAATCCAGAAGAACCTTATCGCAGCCGGTGTGATAGCCCGCGACCTCTGGTGGGATTAGCAAAAAACATTTCGCGAAATCGGTGGCAGAGGAGCTGGGAGTTGTGGGTGATTGGGCTCGAATCTTAGAAGCGCTGACTTGTGGGCAATCCCTGGGACGACAGGGAGCTGCCGACGCTATGCGATCGGTCATGGCTGGCGAGGCCACCTCCG contains:
- a CDS encoding ABC transporter ATP-binding protein translates to MLSVRDLEVFYGAARVLKGISFDVYQGEIVTIIGGNGAGKSTTLKTISGVSELLKDVRGKIWYKGRRIDQLPAHRIARLGIAHVPEGRRVFPQSTVEDNLLLGAYRRFKKERRKVRAELDDIYDRFPVLAERRHRAAGLLSGGEQQMLAIARGLMSNPDFLLLDEPSLGLAPILVREVFEIINDLAAEGKTILIVEQMAVQALEVADRAYVLETGSITLEGTGQELIEDPRVKAAYLGTV
- a CDS encoding WhiB family transcriptional regulator gives rise to the protein MGSKLKLTQISSWRKYGSCNGSDPELFYPESEEETASALAICSTCRVREPCLEYALEAREKLGIWGGTTERDRRRIWRRRRRTA
- a CDS encoding acyl-CoA dehydrogenase, encoding MDFQLSPEYRQLQQTCRRIAKERVAPRAREIDECEEFPNDIFETFRRSGLLGLAIPEEYGGSGAGCLGLVIAIEEVAKYCNSSALILLLSRLPTSPILIGGSEEQKKRYVSKVATGELKGAFALSEPQAGSWVMGIETSAQREGSKWILKGRKCWMSGATVADFYVVFAKTDPMKGHNGFTAFIVDRDNEGVSIGSIDRKLGVKGVPTAEVIFDDVELDDSAVIGSVGGGFKLAMRSLNSMRPIVAARGLGLAEGALMYATKYAEEREAFGGRVADFQGIRWTIADLAVQIEAARLLTYRAAVMVDQGRYDRTDAPYLSMAKYFATEVAVKAANECLQMMGAAGYMKDHPMELYYRDARQLTIVEGTSQIQKNLIAAGVIARDLWWD